Genomic window (Nicotiana sylvestris chromosome 7, ASM39365v2, whole genome shotgun sequence):
aatttttttgtatgTAGATGGTAATTACTAACTTCAAACTCTTCGATACTTGTAATTATGTGATATATATGACTTGAAAAATCTATTATTCTTGTTTGATTACTTCTAAATATGCTAATTTAACCACATTTGATTTGAGGATTATATATGTGTCATTTCAGCATTGCACGAGAATGTTCATGGACCACAAACTATACATGGTTTGTTACGTAAATAGCTATAGAACTAAGACTTATTTTAACTTTGTTAATTAAATGCGACATATATAGGACCACAAACTGAACAAGCCAACGTTTGCCGCAGAATGATTGGAGCTTTAAGCATATTTATGCAACGTCATTAGTCTCTAGTTTAGGTGATGATCTTTTAATCTAATCTCCAATTaattcagttccatatactaaCGGTGCAAAATATATTTACACAATATTAAAAaattacacacacacatatatatatagttattgTAATTGCAAGTAGATTTTATGACGGTAATAATCAGAAAAAaattacacacacacatatatatatatatatatatatatatatatatatatatatatatatatatatatatatatatatataagaactaTACAGACCGTATAAAAAATCATTACACTATCAATAGTATTAAATTATATAATGATTTAATCTGAAATCTTATAGTAGAATGAGCTGTTCATTGGAGTAAGGATACGGATTAAGTTAAGCGAGAAACATTTGCATGAAAggaataagaggaaaagtaaGCAAGTTGTCACATTTTAAACTGAGATTATAAAAAGTGATGAATGGTAATATATGCCAATGATTTTATTTGTATTAATGCCATGGAACCTAAACATAGAAAAGAGCGTCTCTTGATCTGTAACAAATGACTCCTCTGACATTTCACACGTGTTGTTTGGACAATGTTAcgatcaaaattcatcaaatgtgtTTTTTGACACGTAGGGTTGAGTTTCAAATAGCACGAAAAGTTGGAAAGTCCCTGGATAAGTCTGTAAAAATGGCAATGACCCATGTGGTATGGACAACTTCACGTGTTAGGGCGACTTTCTTGGGAGTCCCTAGTAAAAATTGGCAATCCTTTGTGAGATTTTTGACAAAATTATGCTAGAATTGATGAAGGGAAAGGAAGTGGAAGATAAAAGATGGAAGGGTAATTAAGGATGTCGATTGTGAACAAAGTTTTATATTAAGAGCTAATTAAATTAAGAaactacaaaaaatatatataagaataATATCATAACATTAAGAGTATTTATGGACTGGTTTAGCCCAACAACGGTACGATAGTAATATATAGGAATGGTAGAAGAGGTAAAAGTCAAGAAATGGTGTTTGGAAATATGTGCAGGATTATACATATGAAGAGCTATCGATGTCAGTTTCCTTGATCCGGAAAAGGCTTGTCTAGAGAGCTATTTGTCATCTGATGAACTTCTTGATAATCTATATGATGTTCTCCAAAACTTTATGTTATAGTCTTATAGACTAGTTCTGCAGATAACCTCTGgtatgaagcagtaaaaccatataGAGATCTTAATAAGATTTGTATTGAAGTGTGTTTAAGTAAATAATAGTGTATTTTTTCTAACAACTTAAATTTTTAGATGAAATGATCACACATATTAATATGGTATTGGTATAAGAGCAGATACAAGTACTAAACTTTATAAGTCTCACTGTCACCTATTATCAAAAAGAATTTTTACGTGTTAAGCTCATGAAAAAGAATCAGGGATGCACATGAGCGGTGTATTTCTCGAACATTTGCAATGTGACCTTTTGAAGAGGGAGGAGCATCTGGTGACTTTCCAAAGTATGGCGGTgaagactcagattgattatTTCCTCCTTAGGATGTGTGATAGGgggttgtgcgaggattgcaaggttatcccaggtgagaccctcgcGATGCAGCATATGCTTTTGGTTATGGACATCGGTATCAtaataaggaggaagaagaggtctgCTCGTGGTAGACCAAGGATCAGGTGGGAGCCTTAACAAAGGATAAAGCTTAGGAGCTGGAGGCGAGGTTATCGATTATGGGAGCCTAGAGGAGTAGTGGGGACGCGAGTGCTATGTGATCAATGACGGCAAATTGTGTAAGGGAGGCAGCGAGAGAGATGTTAGAGGTCTCGAAGGGTGTCTCAGGCAGGCACAAAggcgactggtggtggaatggagTGGTTCAAGACAAAGTGGAAACGAAGACGGCAGCGTACCTGAAGTTAGTAGGGAGCATAAACAAGGATGAGAGGAGAGCGAACAGAGAGAGATATAAGGTAACCAGGAAAGAGGCGAAGTTGGCGGTTACGGAGGCTAAAACTGTTGCGTTTGGTCGTCTGTACGAAGAATTTGAGGAAAAAGGCAAGGATACGAAGTTATTTCGGCtggctaaggcgagagagaggaaggctagggacctggaccaagtgaggtACATCAAAGACAAGACGGTAGAGAGCTGATGGGGGAGGCTCACATTAAGCAGAGATGACAGACCTATTTTCATGGACTTCTGAATAAAGAGGGGGACAAGGATATTGTGCTAGGTGATCTAAGGAATTCAGATAGTCTCCGAGACTTTGGTATTATAGGCGCATTAAGGTCGAGGAGGTCGTgggggctatgcgtaagatgagtaggggcagaATGACTGGGCCAGATAAAATTCCGGTTGAATTAGGTGCATGGATAGAGCAGGCCTGGAGTGGCTGACTAggctgtttaatgttattttgagGACGAAGAGGATGCCAGATGAGTGAAGGTGGAGTACGGAGGtaccgttgtacaagaacaaaggtgacaTCTAGTGTTGTAACAACTATAAGGGTATCAAGTTACTCAGTCATACCATAAAAGTTTGTAACAACTAATGTTATTTTATACTAGTTCGGGTTCATGTCGGGTCGTTCGACTATGAAaactatccaccttattaggaggttggtggaacagtacacggataggaagaaggatctacACATGGTATTTATTGACCTGGAGAAAGCATATGACAAGGTCCCTAAGGAGGTTTTCTAGAGATGCTTGGATGCAAAAGGTGTGCCGGTAGCTTACACTAGAGCGATCAAAGACATGTATAATGGGGATAAGACTCGGGTGAGGACAGTGGGGGGCGACTCGAAGCATTTTTCGATTGTTATGGGGTTACACTAGGGATCTGCACTCGCACTCAGCCTGTTCTTATTTGCATTGGTGATGGACGCACTGAGACACTATATTCAAGGGAAGGtgtcatggtgtatgttattcgctgacgacatagttctaattgatgagacGTGAGGCGGTGTTAACGACATGCTAGAGGTTTGAAGACATACCTTGAGTCTAAGGATTTCAAGTAGAGCAGGACTAAGACAGAGTATCTGGAGTGCAAGTTTAGCGTCGAGTGGGGGGAAGTGGGTATGGACGTGACGCTTGGATCACAGGTCATCTCTAAGAGAAGTAGTTTTAAGTACCTGGGGTCGATTATCCAGGGGGAGggagagatcgacgaggatgtcacacaccatataggggtggggtggataaAATGGAGGGTAGCATCAGGAGTCctatgtgacaagaaagtgccaccgttactcaaaggtaagttctatagaggTATGGTTAGACAGacatgttgtatggggcagagtgttggccggttaagaactctcatatctagaagatgaaagttgcagaaatgagtatgttgaggtggatgtacgggcatactaggatggataagattaggaatgaagttatttaggagaaggtgggtgtggctctTATGGATGATAAGATgtgggaagcgaggctcagatggttcgggtaCGTGTGGAGGAGGAGCCATGATGCTCTGGTGAGGAGGTACGAGAGTTTGGCCTTGgcgggtacgagaagaggtaaagagcgacctaagaagtattaggGAGAGATGATCAGACAGAAAATGGCGTTGCTGCAGatttctgaggacatggcccttgataggaaggtgtggaggtcgtgcattagggttgtaggttaggacgTAGTTGAGTCCGGAGGTGAGGCTAGTTCGATTTGGCCTTAGTCTGCTAGTGGTCAATGTTGTGTTCACACTAGGGGCGGAGCTAGCCCTCTATTTACGGGTTCGACCGAACCCATTAGCTTATGTATAGACTATGTATTTGTCTTGTGAAATTCATGGAATATGTACAATTTTTTTTAGAACCTAATAACTTAAAAGAACTAGAATCGcgaacccataaactttaaatcTTGACTCCATCTCTGGTTCACACCATCCTTCCGTTTTTTCATAGCATTGGGGCTTTTTTCTAGTTTTGTTATTGCATTTAAACTATTTTCTAGTTCTTATGATGCTGTTATTATTTCTTTGGTTTTTGtttgatggtactaatatattgtcCCTCCCCTTCTCTTCTCGTCTTTtccgtcttcttgagccgagggtctttcggaaatagcctctctactccttcagaatagggataaggtctgcgtacacactatcctcccccgatcccacttgtgggatttcacttgatcgtcgttgttgttgttgcaagGTGACATTCCAATCAAAAGTTTGAGCAATCAATATTTTGTTCATCTCAATTCTAAACTACTCTAGCACTAGTAGCATCATTTGCTTGTGCTCCTTCTATTTCAAAAAGATTGATACTATTTTCTTATCAATTTATTTAAAAAAGATTGACATTTTTCAATATTTCTTTCATAGGAAGCATTTATAGCCGCACAAATGCTATGACATGTTTTAAACCACAAATTCAAAAGTTTTACGGTTATACAAATGCTATAGTTTATTTAAGATTACATATTTTAAAAGTCATCccaattttatttaaatttgtgACAAGTCAAATTAAGATAATCTTTTTGAACGAATGAGGTTTCGAAAAAATATTTTAGGAACTATTGATAATATTAGAGTATGTGTCATCCCTATCGTGTCTCTGCATGTCAAGTCAAATTGTTTAGGTGATGAAAAAATTCTGGAAAAAACCAGGGTGTTCGGTTAGTGAGGGACATCCCCACGAGGACATGGCCTGCATTTTTCAACTAAACCTAATTTCTCCCCATACTACTTTTATGTTGGTTTTATGTGCTTTCAATTTCCAAACACTGTACAGGCATGTCTACTTTATTTTTGCCCATGAATCACTTTTTCCTTTCTAGAATTCTATAGATTATTATCCATCTTGGGACAAACAGAAAAATGCTGAATTTGACACACGTGAAATCTACTTGTAGACACGACACAATCCTGTCTTATACTAACTACACTTGTAGTTCA
Coding sequences:
- the LOC138872719 gene encoding uncharacterized protein, with protein sequence MTANCVREAAREMLEVSKGVSGRHKGDWWWNGVVQDKVETKTAAYLKLVGSINKDERRANRERYKVTRKEAKLAVTEAKTVAFGRLYEEFEEKGKDTKLFRLAKARERKARDLDQVRYIKDKTVES